AGTTGTCTAGGGTGAGTCAGTCAACCCGATGCCTTAAGATTCCCTCTGCCAAGAACaaaagaagagtaaaaaaatgaagtctgcTGCCTATTTGGTACCCAGCTCAGTGACATTACAAAGATTTGGCCCTCCAGTTGGCTCCCTGGTTTGATTTGGCCCTCCAGTTATTACTTGCTTTTGATTGTTCACGTCAGCATTGAAGAAGCTACAGAGAGAATTTTAATGGCTAAGAAAAGGGACTTTAGGGCTCTGAGGTGAATAGCTGAAGGAGTGGGAGGACAGGTAGTGTTTTCCTCAATCCCTTCAAAATATCAATAGCAGGGAAAAATCAACACATGGCTAAGTGGCTGTTGTCattgatggatttttttaattattgttattttttttatcgTGGAGCAGTTTATACAGCACTGGGCCTGCGGGCAACAGATAACATTCATCTGTCTCAAAGAGGGAAAGGATTCATGGCAGGGCTCATTAAGAGGGCTTTCAGCTATGTTTGAATGGGGAAGGGGATGAAACAGGCTCAATAGAGAAGAGCCTAGGGGCAGCATTCCAGGGTTGAGGGTGAGATCAATAGCTCAGCTGAAGTACATCTACACCAGTGCACACAACATGGGTAACAGACAGGAGTATCTAGAAGCCATTGTGCAGCAAGAAAACTATGACTTTGTGGGCAGCTGATGTGGAAGAAGACCGGCCTGGCTGAACAGGGAGCTTTCACTGagacttcaggaaaaaaagaaagtttaccacctctggaagaaggggcagGCAACTTGTGAGAATACAATGATGTTGCTAGGATATGCAGTGAGAAAAATTAGAATGGAGAAAGCCCAGATAGAATTTAATCTGGCTGCTGTTGttaaacataacaaaaaaggtttttacaaatacattaagaaaagaagagcaaaggAGAATTTCCATCCTTTATTGGATGCAGTGGGGGAACACTGCTACCAAGAATGAGGAAAACTTTGAGGTATTCAATATGTTCTTGGCTTCTGCCTTGAAAAGTCAGGCCAGTACTAGTCCTCAGAGTGATCAGCTCCCTGACCTGGGAGACAAGGATGAGGAGCAGAATAAATGCCCCACAAGTCAGGAGCAAGCAGCTAGTGACCTGCTGCTCCACCTAGACTGTCGCAAGGTCTGTGGAGCCAGATGGGATCCACCCGAGGACACTGAGGAAGCTGGCAGAAGTGATTGCCAAGccatttttcatcatttatcAACAGTCCCTGTCAACTACGTCTCAGTCAGATGGAGTTATGAATGTGACACCCATCTACTCTGTGCAGTTTTGgacgtagaatcatagaatcttagaatcatagaatggcttgggttaaaaagggccacaatgatcatcttgtttcaacccccctgctatgtgcagggtcgccaaccagcagcccaggctgcccagagccacatccagcctggccttgaatgcctgcagggatggggcatccacagcctccttgggcaacctgttccagtgcctcaccaccctctgggtgaaaaacttcctcctcatatccaacctaaacctcccctgtctcagtttaaaaccattcccccttttcctatcaccacccaccctcacaaacagccgttccccctcctgtttatccgctcccttcaagtactggaaggccaccatgaggtctccctgcagccttctcttctccaggctaaacaagcccagttccctcaacctttcctctaggagagctgctccagccctctgatcatcttagtggccctcctctggacccactccaagagctccatgtctttcttataCTCGGGGCTCCAGGcgtggacacagtactgcaggcctggagcccccagaCGCCACAACACAAAATGTACATAAAACTATTAAAGAGCATCCAGAGGAATGCTACAAAGGTGGTGAAGGTTCTAGAAGGGAAGACATTTGAGGAGTGGCTGAAATTCGTTGGTTTGTTCAACCTAGAGAAGTCTTTAATAAGGCCATTGttactgtctcccacagcattctcctaGAGAAGCTGGCAGCTCATGGCTTAGATAGGTATACTCTTAGCTGGATAAAAACTACTGGGATTGTTGGGCCCAAAAAGAGATGGTgagtggagttaaatccagctggtgactggtcacaagtggtgATGTCCAGGGATAGGTACTGCAGCTagtcttgtttaatatctttattgaatatctggatgaggggattgagtacATCATCACTAAATTTGAAGTTGACAAGAAGATGGAAGGAGGGTTGATCTGCTTGAGGGTAGGAAGGctctacagagggatctggataagCTAGATGGATGGGATGAGGCCAGTTGTATGAGACTGACTAGGATCAAGTGCTGGGTcttgcactttggtcacaacaatccCATGCAACACTAATAGCTTAGGCCAAGTGTCTGAAAAGCTGTGTGACAGAAAAGGATCCGGGGTTCATAGTGgacatgagacagcagtgtgcccaggtggcgaagaaggccaacggcatcctggcttgtatgaGAAGTAGCAAGGTCAGCAGCACGAGGGAAGTGGTCTTCCCCCAGTGCTCAGGAATTAGTGAGGCTGAACCTCAAGTACTGCATTCAGTCTTAGCCCCTTGCTacaagacactgaggccctggaggATGTCCAAAGGATGAGAAACAAAATGGATGAAGGATCGGGAACAAAAGTCTTATGAGGTGCAGCTGAGAAAAATGGGATTGTTTTCTCTGGAGAGCTCAGGGTAGACATTATTGCTCTTTACATCTACCTCAAAGGAAATTGTAGAGGTGGAAGTTGGTCTCCCAGGTAACCTAGTTACCAGTTTCAgaaggctctgtgctgcacagcaaaAAGTCAGACACTGGAGCTTTgtagaagaaattatttaataacTTATCTTAAATAACATGATAATGTCAACATGTGAATAATTTACATTTGTGGCACAGAATATCCTGTTGTTTTGCTATATATCCTGATACatgtggaaaacagaaacaaatactgTCCCATCATGAGCTTCAGCGTATAATCAAGGtttagactttcttttttaagaaacagCTTGACATTGAAACAGAGGTGCCAAAGCAACatgataaataaacaaaacaagttttaaaTTAGTTCCAAAGCACGTCCCCTactgaaagctattttttaaaattccgTTTTACGTCTATAAATACATAGTACAAAAATGCAAGCTTACAAACCTTTTTTCTCAACAGACTTATGTCATTTGAAGTTTTAAGTAGTATCATTTCTCCAACGTAACACACATATATTTAAGGGCAATAATACTAACTATTTACATATAAAGTTATGAAGTGTTTAAGAATATAAATTAGTAAGAACACAGACAAAAACACgctcataaaataaataactcaACAGCTTTACATATGAGAGCATTTCTGATATTATGCAAACATGACATACAAGGCTGCAGGACTCGATCTTGCAGTTGTAGTATCTGTCAATTTTGCATCTAAGTAATGCCAGTACAGTAAAAGAGCTATTTTGTGGGGCTGCCCGTGAGCCTGCAACTACCTTCCTGGAATATCTCCTGCCTGAAATGGCTCCTGATAAGTTCAAGCTCCACGTAGAACCTGGTGTAAATGAATGTGACCAGTTTTATTCTTCTGATCTGAGGTACTGTTGGCAATCAGAGTCTCCTTTCACTTCTGGGGATCCAGgaatttttattccattttttgGATAGACACACCAGCACCCAGCAGACTCTCCATCCAGTGAAGTTTCACACTAGGATTATTAAGAAAGTTAATCAAAACCCAGGATAAGCAATTGTCAGCAAAAAATTCACTATAGGATACTACGAACAGAGGTGTTGAACAGCACTAGAACTGAAAGCTCCAGAAGTGCAGTGCATGGACCCATTTTGAATATAGTGATACCTCTCTGACAGAACCTCTAACCAACACACTTGGTTATGGAGTCTTGATTTGAGCTTAGCTGCTTCAACAACAGCTACAGACTTCAGACAATAtgcccactccttgctaccTGGTAATACAGAATAGCCGTATCTTCCAGTAAGATAAACTGATGGAAGGCAGAATGTGTAAGGTAGAGAGGTGAAAGGAATGGCTTGACAGGCTGGCTCTTCACACATGGAGGGAAATGGGATTCTTTCTTTAGCTGGGGAGTTAAACAGGTTTCTCTGTATGCCTGGTTATATCCCAGGTGACAATGAGTCACACGCTGGTGCCACGTTCTAAAACAATGTCTTGGTGACACAGATTTATGCAAACCTATGCAATTGTTGTGTATGGCCTATGGCTACAACAGTTTGATTTAAGCTTTAGTTAACTATACAGATTTCCCTCAGTGCAGAAGTGGTGGCTTCTGCAAATATTATAATGGGTATAGGCATTATCAGTAAAGTAATCTAAAGGGAGTACAAATCAATACTTTTTTCAATATAATTTCAAAGAGCTAATCTTGCTCCAGAGAATTTTGTCATTGCAAGTGTTCTTTAATGTGAGAGCTGGGATCCTTCCATCTCCATAGTGATTATTACATATGCACTTAACAACACATGCAGTATGATGGATATCATGGATTAGCATTGGCTGTGAATATGCTAACAAACTGGATGCATGGAGTTTGACTTGGTCTGAGAAGAGACAGGGTCAAAATGTTTTAGAAAGGCTTTGCGTACACCTGTTCTGTGAATAAAGAAGACTTCTGCCTCCATTTTTTGTCAATGCTGAGCATGCACTCACTTTTAAGAGGACTACCATCTGTTCCCACTACTAAGTATCCTATTTTCACAACCGTTTTCCAGCAGCTGCAAACTTGTGAGCTTGGGAGCAGAGGGTTGTGAAAGAATTGTCTGTGCCAGATTCATTGCAAtgctgctgtgagcagacaGGAAAAAGTACATACCTGTTTGCTGTGGTAAAATCCATTCTTGTTGCAGTTGGGTAAATAGAATTTGTAAATGTCCCCTCCACTTCTCTGCTGAACCTTTGCCAATTTATACAGAGCTCTATAGAGCTCCTTCTGACAAGGTCCCTGCAGagaaccaagcaaacaaaaagtgaTCAATATAAAGCTAGCAAAAAGCTGTAAGTATTTATTAGTCCCATAATCTGCAGCATATAACACTGATTTGCATGAAGTTCCTACATGTTCCAAGAGGAGTGTGGCCAGAAAACTCTAGCGTTGCATTtaggcttttgttttcattctttgagGTATTTTCTGCCCTCAGAAACATGACGATTGAAGTCCTTAAATTGCTACACAAGGAAACTTAACCTGTACTGAGTAAACACATTACTACTCTGAGAGTACAGTATCTCCTATTATGGGGAGCTGCAAGTAAGAAGGCTTGTGTACGTGAGGCTGGCCATGTTTTGTGGGTTGCCATGGTCCTGTGTTGTGTTGATGTACGGAGAATAGGTGCAAAACATATATAGACAGTGTGAGAACAAACATCTGAATGTTATCTTTTGTGTAACACGTGGCTGTTACCAGATCAGAACGGAGAGCACTGCAATGACTCTGAGACTCAGACCCAAAGTACCTCTGACTGGGACTGAAGATCTGTTTGCATCGTTAACTATgttcacctttttctttctcctctcctctcctctcctctcctctcctctcctctcctctcctctttacTTTCTGTCACTGCATTATAACTATTGCATTAACAGTAACATACTGAATGGGGAGAAGTGactgaacaaatatttttacttgGGAGTGAAATTAATTTCATCCCCTTCTTTTTCAAGACCTCCCTTCACATAAACTGTTCTGTTCAGTGGGCTTTTCTGTTGCTCTGGGTCGGAAAGTAGAGGTTTTGGAGACAGAATTGTAACCAATAGCCCTTAATATATAGTAGTCCAAACTAAATGACTGCTTCTGCTCTGGATGTGCAGACGGATTTTTTAGTTTTTCGATTGTTCGTTTGTTTCCCtccattttttttgtgaatattATGAAAATAGAATTCTGTTGTGCATCAATGCCATTCAACGCCACACGGCGTGGTTAAGCACGCTGCCTGGCACTGCACTAAACGTGGTTCTCTGGCGCCCTCAAGTGGAACAAGAACCTGTTTGCTCACTGCTGCTTTACAGTAGGGAAGGTAAAAGGGTACTTTAATTGCTgagctttctgtcttttcacGTGCATCTATTTGCTagtgaacagaaagaaatacgttttgttttgtattggtGTCTCATCAATATTTGTACGTAATTACTCCTTTTTACTTCACTGATCAATAGGCAAAGCAcaaatgccttttatttttctgactaaaacaagaaagaagtgTAAGATTGTAGGATGGGTTTCCAGAAATTAAGGAACCACGCAATCATCTGATGTTAATTGCAGAGCAAGATTCAGCCTCTGCAAGGACTCTGTATAGAACATATCTGATGCCTGCCTATTTTTACACTTACTGCTACTCTGCATGTTTCTCAAGCATCTCAGGAAGGCATTTCTAGAGAAGTCTGTTTACTAGGTACCCAAAATAACAGCGTCTTGATGTTGGGGCTAGAACTGCTATCAGAGTTCCATGCACACTTTCATTCTGTAGTCAGAATCAGTGGCATCAACTGAAATGGTCTCTGAAACGCttgcaaaaaaacccactcacctgttctttccatttcttgagttcaaatattctctttgctttcatgttttcataTACAGTGATGAAATTCCGAGGGATGGATTTGTCCTGGCTTATGGGAAACATCAACTGATAGCTCAGCATCTGATCCTGTGTCATTTCAGAGCTTTCTAAAGATATATCCTCAGACTCGGTAGAATCTGGAAAGGAATTTTATTAAGGTGAATATCTGCAGTGACCTTTAGCACTTATTTCTCCAAAggaaaaaggttaaaaaaaaaaagaaagaggaagactGACCCTCACACACCCTCACACCCCCCAAATCcctagaaaaaaattaatatctCCAAGAGATCCActtcagctggagaagaaataACTTACATTAAACCTTTTGTTGTAAAGTCATATTTGGACatggagaaatggtttcaaacttaaagagggtagatgtaggttggatataaggaaaaggcttttacagtgagggtggtgaggcactggaacaggttgcccagagatgtggtggaagtCCTGTCCCCGGAGAcattcaaggcgaggctggaccaggccctgagcaacctgacctagctgtggatgtccctgttcactgtaggggaattggactaggtgacctttaaatgtcccttccaactctaaggattctgtgattctatgatttggaATCACTCCACTCCTAAAGATTAGGCTGCAGACATTCtgtcagaaatggaaaatcttTCTTGACCACAGGGGGTT
The DNA window shown above is from Meleagris gallopavo isolate NT-WF06-2002-E0010 breed Aviagen turkey brand Nicholas breeding stock chromosome 3, Turkey_5.1, whole genome shotgun sequence and carries:
- the IGFBP1 gene encoding insulin-like growth factor-binding protein 1, which encodes MTQDQMLSYQLMFPISQDKSIPRNFITVYENMKAKRIFELKKWKEQGPCQKELYRALYKLAKVQQRSGGDIYKFYLPNCNKNGFYHSKQCETSLDGESAGCWCVYPKNGIKIPGSPEVKGDSDCQQYLRSEE